In Gemmatimonadota bacterium, the following proteins share a genomic window:
- the nrdR gene encoding transcriptional repressor NrdR has product MRCPACGTLNSHVVDSRTIQSGRTIRRRRECLSCTKRFTTYEAIEEEELMVVKSDGRREVFDRGKILRGLKLACTKRMVSADQLHELVDRVVYHVSNLSDREVSSDKIGEFIIRELRKIDEVAYVRFASVYRDFKDRSEFAEELEQLEKQELAAVVKEQPDHG; this is encoded by the coding sequence ATGCGATGTCCTGCGTGTGGCACGCTCAACAGCCACGTTGTAGACTCCCGAACCATCCAGAGCGGTAGAACGATCCGCCGCCGCCGCGAGTGCCTTTCCTGCACTAAGCGATTCACCACCTACGAGGCGATCGAGGAAGAGGAACTTATGGTGGTGAAATCCGATGGCCGGCGGGAGGTCTTCGATCGCGGCAAGATTTTGCGGGGCTTGAAGCTGGCGTGCACGAAGCGCATGGTTTCCGCCGATCAGCTACACGAGCTTGTGGACCGAGTCGTGTACCACGTGAGCAACCTGAGCGACCGTGAGGTCTCCTCCGACAAGATCGGCGAATTCATCATCCGTGAACTGCGCAAGATCGATGAAGTCGCCTATGTGCGCTTCGCCTCTGTCTACCGGGATTTCAAGGACAGGAGCGAGTTCGCGGAAGAGCTCGAACAACTGGAGAAGCAGGAGCTGGCTGCGGTCGTCAAGGAACAGCCCGATCACGGCTGA
- a CDS encoding FtsX-like permease family protein, producing the protein MFRIYLTVAFRHLNRQKGYAFINVMSLALGIACALLILLYIRDELSYDRYHEKADRIFRVISEERGGDQAARTVRTVRTAEVMMPTVKFMREDFPEVEDMVRFNPPGNAWMIKYGDKGFYERNFYLADSSVFNVFDVPLLVGDPRTALTGIDKVVLSESIAKKYFGDENPMGKILDAEGSFHFEVTGVMRDLPDNTHLGFDILAAFRIQEHYSPNPADVWDWRKSYSYVLLREGSDPDELEAKLPAFVEKYVGDQYDGVSSSLTFRLQPVTDIHLHSHLERELTPNSDIRYVYLFGAIAVFIILIACINFMNLATARSVGRAGEIGLRKTFGAARAQVIRQFISESMIMTGLAVCVALLLAVLSLPWFNLLTGKSMSLNADTAWFALGAVVVIGAVVGFAAGSYPAIYLSGLAPVHALSGLRSAGAGNVTIRRVLVVGQFVISIALIICTGVVYSQLDFIRARNMGLNSDQVVAVPQTFAPVVVKSSVYKARLMEIPAVTNVSMNFLLPGHKNAAAPIKARRQGQDESSTIDMNQAWVDDDFIGIFGIELVAGRNFNSAFPGDWTATGAVVVNEAAVDRLGYASAGEALGKEIEGLQELITDSDERGELRPSIVGVVRDFHYAALREPIEPLVLFPNYPGGYAMIKIDAGRMSEGLSAIEEAWHEVNPDWAFEYFFVEDTFARLYDAEQRFGRIFISFSALAVAIACLGLVGLSSFTAERRRKEIGVRKVVGASASSLAALLSREYFRLMIVAIVVAWPVAYIAMNTWLGGFAYRVDLGWSPFILAGALAMAIALITVGFQAVRASAANLVESLRME; encoded by the coding sequence ATGTTCCGCATCTACCTGACGGTGGCCTTCCGCCACCTGAACCGCCAGAAAGGCTACGCGTTTATCAACGTGATGAGCCTGGCCCTCGGGATCGCGTGCGCCCTCCTCATCCTGCTGTATATCCGCGACGAGCTCAGTTACGACCGGTACCATGAGAAAGCGGACCGCATCTTCCGCGTGATCTCGGAAGAGCGCGGCGGCGATCAGGCGGCGCGGACCGTGCGCACCGTACGGACCGCCGAAGTCATGATGCCCACGGTCAAATTCATGCGCGAAGACTTCCCCGAAGTGGAAGATATGGTGCGCTTCAATCCACCTGGCAACGCGTGGATGATCAAGTATGGGGACAAGGGATTCTACGAACGAAACTTCTACCTGGCCGACTCGTCGGTCTTCAACGTCTTCGATGTTCCTCTCCTGGTGGGCGATCCCCGTACGGCCCTGACCGGTATCGACAAGGTCGTCCTGTCGGAGTCCATCGCGAAGAAATACTTCGGCGATGAGAACCCCATGGGCAAGATCCTGGATGCCGAAGGTTCATTCCATTTCGAGGTGACCGGCGTCATGCGGGACCTGCCCGACAACACGCACCTCGGATTCGACATACTCGCGGCGTTCCGGATCCAGGAGCACTACTCGCCCAATCCGGCCGACGTGTGGGACTGGCGTAAGTCGTACAGCTACGTCCTGCTTCGCGAGGGCAGTGATCCGGATGAACTGGAAGCCAAACTGCCCGCCTTCGTGGAGAAGTACGTCGGCGACCAATACGACGGTGTATCGTCGTCATTGACCTTCAGGCTGCAGCCGGTCACGGATATACATCTTCACTCTCATTTAGAGCGGGAACTGACCCCGAACAGCGACATCCGGTACGTCTATCTCTTCGGCGCCATCGCCGTATTCATCATCCTCATCGCATGCATCAACTTCATGAACCTCGCCACCGCGCGGTCCGTGGGTAGGGCCGGGGAAATCGGCCTGAGAAAGACCTTCGGCGCGGCCAGGGCCCAGGTGATCCGGCAGTTCATCAGCGAGTCCATGATCATGACCGGCCTTGCGGTCTGCGTTGCCCTCCTGCTTGCCGTGCTGAGTCTGCCATGGTTCAACCTGCTGACGGGGAAATCCATGTCCCTGAACGCGGATACCGCCTGGTTCGCCCTGGGCGCCGTCGTGGTGATCGGCGCCGTGGTGGGGTTTGCCGCGGGCAGCTATCCGGCCATTTACCTGTCCGGACTCGCACCGGTCCACGCGCTGAGCGGCCTGCGTTCCGCGGGCGCCGGAAACGTGACGATCCGCCGAGTCCTGGTCGTGGGACAGTTCGTGATTTCGATCGCCCTGATCATCTGCACCGGCGTGGTCTACAGCCAGCTCGATTTCATCCGCGCGCGAAACATGGGGCTCAATTCCGATCAGGTCGTCGCGGTGCCTCAGACCTTCGCGCCGGTGGTCGTGAAATCCAGCGTCTACAAAGCACGGCTTATGGAGATACCAGCGGTGACGAACGTCTCGATGAATTTCCTTCTTCCCGGGCACAAGAACGCCGCGGCGCCGATCAAGGCGCGCAGACAGGGACAGGACGAATCATCGACGATCGATATGAACCAGGCCTGGGTGGACGATGATTTCATCGGGATTTTCGGCATCGAACTGGTGGCGGGCCGCAATTTCAATTCCGCGTTTCCCGGCGACTGGACGGCGACGGGTGCGGTCGTAGTCAACGAAGCGGCCGTTGACCGGCTTGGCTATGCATCCGCCGGCGAGGCGTTGGGCAAGGAGATCGAAGGGCTGCAGGAACTGATCACGGATTCCGATGAGCGAGGTGAATTGCGGCCGTCGATCGTAGGCGTGGTCAGGGATTTCCACTATGCCGCCTTACGCGAACCCATCGAACCGCTGGTGCTGTTTCCGAACTACCCGGGCGGTTACGCCATGATCAAAATCGATGCCGGTCGCATGTCGGAAGGGCTTTCGGCGATCGAGGAAGCATGGCATGAAGTAAATCCTGATTGGGCATTCGAGTATTTCTTCGTCGAAGACACCTTCGCGCGCCTGTATGATGCCGAACAGCGGTTCGGCAGGATCTTCATCAGTTTCTCCGCGCTGGCCGTGGCTATTGCCTGCCTCGGGCTGGTCGGCCTGTCCTCCTTCACCGCGGAAAGGCGCAGGAAGGAGATCGGAGTCCGCAAGGTCGTCGGCGCATCCGCCTCCAGTCTCGCCGCGCTGTTGTCCCGAGAGTACTTCCGGCTTATGATCGTAGCCATCGTGGTGGCCTGGCCCGTCGCCTACATCGCGATGAACACCTGGCTGGGAGGTTTCGCCTACCGCGTCGACCTGGGCTGGTCCCCCTTCATCCTGGCCGGCGCCCTCGCCATGGCGATCGCCCTGATCACCGTGGGTTTCCAGGCCGTCAGGGCGTCGGCTGCGAACCTGGTTGAGTCTTTGCGGATGGAGTAG